Part of the bacterium genome is shown below.
GGGCGGATTCGATCCGAATCGTTTTCACGCGCCCGATGTTGCGAATGCGCCGATCGACAAGTTCGATGAATACGGACTCGGGCAGGAGCCGAACAATCTGGCAGCGATTCGGAGCCTTCAGATTTTCCGCACGCTGCGTTACGGGCGCAATGTGGATCTCATCATCACAGACAATCACTCGTTCCGTTCGGAATCGGTACTGGACATGGAACAAGCCGGCAAATTTACGGTGGAAAAGATTCCATTCTTCTTTCCGCAAAATGCGCTGGAAATCATGGACGCCGGTCGGGCCTACAATGATGGTAAGCTTCCCGCCACTATTCGCTTTGGTGGAGAAGAGGTTGTGAACCCGTTCAAGGATCAACCGCCCAAAACAGTTCTCGGTATCGATCAGAAAAAATGGTTCCTGAATCAGTTGAAGAATTCGAAAGCGCCGTGGAAGTTGTGGGGCAACTCCTTTGCATCGCTGGACCCTCGTCTGGATCTCCAAAACGCGTCGGATGAAATTAAAGAACTCTGGCCTGTGGACGATTACGGCGTGATGGCAATGGAGTGGGGCGGATATCCATACGAACGCGCGGAAATCTTTGACTTTATTCAACGGGAGAAAATACCAGGATTCGTTTCGATTGCGGGAGACAGGCATTCGTTTTTTGCCGGTCTGCTTTCGGCTGCGCTTCCGCCGAAACCATTTGTTCCCGTTGGAGCTGAATTCATCACAGGATCTGTATCGGCGCCCGGTCTGGTGGAAGCGCTCGAACATAACTTGCCGAAAGACGATCCGCTCCGGGCCGTTTTTCTCGCCGATCCGTCTTCCGGTTCGCGTCCAAAACCTGCGATCAATTTATCTTTGATGCACGGGATCCGATCCGCTTTCAATTTTCAGAAAACGGGAAATCTGGAGCAGGCGTTGTCCCAACGAAATGCGGAAGTTGCGCCGCATCTCTGGTTTGCTGATATGGGCGGACATGGTTATGCGGTTGTCTTTGCCGGCAGCTCCGAGCTCAAGGTGGAATTCGTGTGCATCCCACGACCGCTCGAACGTGCCGAACGCCCCGATGGCGGTCCACTGCAGTATCGAGTTGCGCATCACCTTAAGTTGTGGAAGCACGGTGAAACTCCACGCCTCCAGCAAACAATTGTTGAGGGAGATGTCCCTCCCGGGGCTTCACGAACGGAGCGCCGCCTTTAGCCGGCGAATAAGTAGGCGGCGGAAATGTTTACGCTGAATTCATGAAGGGATCTTATTTAAATCCTCTGCGCACTCCGCGTACTCTGCGGTGAATCAAGATACAATTTTTGCACCCCGG
Proteins encoded:
- a CDS encoding alkaline phosphatase D family protein, yielding MDTISRRKFLELAASFGATLAWGSTFASESKISWRERRDVYPQGVASGDPHPDSVILWTRRPPGQWGEAKKLLLEVAEDFDFRKVIATTTARVSAETDWTCRVLAAGLQPRRVYWYRFTDESGFGSRIGRTVTAPSEEDEKQIAFAFVSCQNVQEGACNAYRRMIWEDEKRSAQDQLGFVLHLGDYVYEVVIYPEDGSQRYDRRLRDIVRYPGGKKFRDMHYPMTLEDYRLLYRAYLADPDLQDARARWPFVCVWDNHEFSWKGRQSIQNVDAPRPAQKVKVAANQAWFEYQPGRVLQPGGFDPNRFHAPDVANAPIDKFDEYGLGQEPNNLAAIRSLQIFRTLRYGRNVDLIITDNHSFRSESVLDMEQAGKFTVEKIPFFFPQNALEIMDAGRAYNDGKLPATIRFGGEEVVNPFKDQPPKTVLGIDQKKWFLNQLKNSKAPWKLWGNSFASLDPRLDLQNASDEIKELWPVDDYGVMAMEWGGYPYERAEIFDFIQREKIPGFVSIAGDRHSFFAGLLSAALPPKPFVPVGAEFITGSVSAPGLVEALEHNLPKDDPLRAVFLADPSSGSRPKPAINLSLMHGIRSAFNFQKTGNLEQALSQRNAEVAPHLWFADMGGHGYAVVFAGSSELKVEFVCIPRPLERAERPDGGPLQYRVAHHLKLWKHGETPRLQQTIVEGDVPPGASRTERRL